In one window of Mercurialis annua linkage group LG4, ddMerAnnu1.2, whole genome shotgun sequence DNA:
- the LOC126679148 gene encoding ethylene-responsive transcription factor ERN1-like, translating into MGRKRKNTEIADKNKNSPEGEMGSNNWDEMVIRKARKRFVGVRQRPSGRWVAEIKDTIQKIRVWLGTFDTAEEAARAYDEAACLLRGANTRTNFWPCSPSSSSSPALPSKITNLLLQRLKARNLSASASGSASASPPSAGISSLPDQYRQENQQVYHQEITHQESSTEFSDTQIFSDFLNDHEDHYSSSSSSINKILESCLTEKEAELEFDYNCVNVGDISITQSSYSGGDDHDHDRETNEQEEEGIDTGFQFVDDYALLSSAYCSPFDIAEEFDQEAVEPENLYDDPSMLRAAMKRMKYERKFSASLYAFNGIPECLRLKLGSVNCSQGTRERSVQVTNLRNACYKNKGEEQERNAEMVEKNKENSSEMGSSDGELMSIWSSLDLQPICFVN; encoded by the coding sequence ATGGGCAGGAAGAGAAAAAACACTGAAATTgctgacaaaaacaaaaactctcCTGAAGGAGAAATGGGTAGTAATAATTGGGATGAAATGGTGATCAGAAAAGCAAGAAAAAGATTTGTCGGAGTCCGACAGAGACCGTCGGGGAGATGGGTGGCTGAGATTAAAGATACCATTCAGAAAATTAGGGTTTGGTTAGGAACTTTTGATACTGCAGAAGAAGCTGCAAGAGCTTACGATGAAGCTGCTTGTCTGCTTCGTGGAGCGAATACCAGAACTAATTTTTGGCCTTGTTCACCTTCCTCTTCTTCATCACCGGCTCTTCCTTCAAAGATTACTAATCTTTTACTTCAAAGACTCAAAGCACGAAACCTTTCTGCTTCTGCTTCTGGTTCCGCTTCTGCCTCGCCACCATCAGCAGGCATATCTTCATTGCCTGATCAATATCGTCAAGAAAATCAACAAGTTTATCATCAAGAAATAACTCATCAAGAATCATCGACAGAATTCTCAGACACGCAAATATTTTCTGATTTTCTTAATGATCATGAAGATCATTatagttcttcttcttcttccattaATAAGATTCTTGAATCTTGTTTAACTGAGAAAGAAGCAGAACTAGAATTTGATTACAACTGTGTTAATGTTGGTGATATTAGTATTACACAGTCTTCTTATAGTGGTGGTGATGATCATGATCATGATCGTGAAACTAATGAACAAGAAGAGGAAGGGATTGATACGGGTTTTCAATTTGTCGATGATTATGCATTACTATCATCTGCTTACTGTTCTCCGTTCGATATTGCTGAAGAATTCGATCAGGAAGCAGTAGAGCCGGAGAATTTGTATGATGATCCTTCCATGCTTAGAGCAGCAATGAAGAGGATGAAATATGAGAGGAAATTTTCAGCTTCCCTGTATGCATTCAATGGAATTCCTGAGTGCTTAAGATTGAAGCTTGGATCAGTAAATTGTTCACAGGGAACTAGAGAGAGATCTGTTCAGGTGACGAATCTTCGGAACGCGTGTTACAAGAACAAAGGAGAAGAACAAGAAAGGAATGCAGAAATGGTGGAGAAGAATAAAGAAAATTCAAGTGAAATGGGTAGTTCTGATGGTGAATTAATGTCAATTTGGAGCTCACTTGATCTTCAACCAATTTGCTTTGTTAactaa
- the LOC126677642 gene encoding SNF1-related protein kinase catalytic subunit alpha KIN10 isoform X1 gives MDGSSHRGGSSADVFLPNYKLGKTLGIGSFGKVKIAEHALTGHKVAIKILNRRKIKNMEMEEKVRREIKILRLFMHPHIIRLYEVIETPTDIYVVMEYVKSGELFDYIVEKGRLQEDEARNFFQQIISGVEYCHRNMVVHRDLKPENLLLDSKCNVKIADFGLSNIMRDGHFLKTSCGSPNYAAPEVISGKLYAGPEVDVWSCGVILYALLCGTLPFDDENIPNLFKKIKGGIYTLPSHLSPGARDLIPRMLVVDPMKRMTIPEIRQHPWFQARLPRYLAVPPPDTMQQAKKMDEEILQEVIKMGFDRNLLIESLRNRIQNDATVAYYLLLDNRFRVSNGYLGAEFQETMECNFNRMHAHEPTSPAAGHRLPGYMDYGMNLKSQFPVDRKWALGLQSRAHPREIMTEVLKALQELNVCWKKIGHYNMKCRWIPGIPGHHEGMVNDTGNNNHFFGDDSTIIENDGVAKLPNVVKFEVQLYKTREEKYLLDLQRVQGPQFLFLDLCAAFLAQLRVL, from the exons ATGGACGGGTCAAGTCACCGAGGCGGTAGTAGTGCTGATGTGTTTTTACCGAATTACAAACTCGGTAAAACTCTTGGAATTGGTTCTTTTGGTAAGGTGAAAATTGCGGAGCATGCATTGACTGGTCATAAAGTTGCCATCAAGATACTTAACCGTCGAAAGATAAAGAACATGGAAATGGAAGAAAAAG TGAGAAGAGAGATCAAAATCTTGAGACTTTTTATGCATCCTCACATTATAAGACTTTATGAGGTTATAGAGACACCAACTGATATATATGTCGTGATGGAGTATGTGAAGTCCGGAGAGCTCTTTGATTATATAGTGGAGAAGGGTAGGCTGCAGGAAGATGAGGCACGCAATTTCTTCCAGCAG ATAATCTCTGGTGTGGAATACTGCCACAGGAATATGGTTGTTCATAGAGACCTTAAGCCAGAGAATTTGCTTTTGGATTCTAAATGCAATGTGAAGATAGCAGATTTTGGTTTGAGCAATATTATGCGAGATGGCCATTTTCTAAAGACAAGCTGTGGAAGCCCAAATTATGCTGCACCTGAG GTTATCTCTGGCAAATTGTATGCTGGGCCTGAAGTGGATGTATGGAGTTGTGGTGTTATACTGTATGCCCTTCTCTGTGGTACTCTTCCTTTTGATGATGAAAACATTCCCAACCTCTTTAAGAAAATCAAG GGTGGGATATATACTCTCCCCAGCCATTTATCACCTGGAGCAAGAGATCTGATCCCAAGGATGCTTGTGGTTGATCCAATGAAGCGAATGACTATCCCTGAGATCCGTCAGCACCCATGGTTCCAAGCTCGCCTTCCACGTTATTTGGCTGTCCCTCCGCCGGATACAATGCAACAAGCTAAAAAG ATGGATGAAGAGATTCTCCAGGAAGTGATCAAGATGGGATTTGACCGGAACCTACTTATCGAATCTCTTCGCAACAGAATACAGAATGAT GCTACTGTTGCATACTATTTGTTGTTGGACAACCGTTTCCGCGTTTCCAATGGCTATCTTGGAGCCGAGTTTCAAGAAACAATG GAATGTAATTTCAACCGTATGCATGCACATGAACCTACTTCTCCAGCTGCTGGACACCGCCTTCCAGGATACATGGACTATGGAATGAACTTAAAGTCACAGTTTCCAGTTGACAGGAAATGGGCTCTTGGACTTCAG TCACGAGCTCACCCTCGTGAAATAATGACAGAAGTTCTCAAAGCTCTACAAGAACTGAATGTGTGTTGGAAGAAAATCGGTCACTACAATATGAAGTGCAGGTGGATTCCGGGAATTCCTGGTCATCATGAAGGAATGGTTAATGACACTGGAAACAATAATCATTTCTTTGGAGACGATTCCACCATTATTGAGAATGATGGAGTCGCCAAATTACCGAATGTGGTGAAGTTTGAAGTTCAG CTTTACAAAACTCGGGAGGAGAAATACCTGCTCGACTTGCAAAGAGTACAGGGACCGCAGTTTCTCTTCCTGGATCTTTGTGCAGCTTTTCTTGCGCAACTCCGAGTTCTTTAG
- the LOC126677642 gene encoding SNF1-related protein kinase catalytic subunit alpha KIN10 isoform X2, translating into MHPHIIRLYEVIETPTDIYVVMEYVKSGELFDYIVEKGRLQEDEARNFFQQIISGVEYCHRNMVVHRDLKPENLLLDSKCNVKIADFGLSNIMRDGHFLKTSCGSPNYAAPEVISGKLYAGPEVDVWSCGVILYALLCGTLPFDDENIPNLFKKIKGGIYTLPSHLSPGARDLIPRMLVVDPMKRMTIPEIRQHPWFQARLPRYLAVPPPDTMQQAKKMDEEILQEVIKMGFDRNLLIESLRNRIQNDATVAYYLLLDNRFRVSNGYLGAEFQETMECNFNRMHAHEPTSPAAGHRLPGYMDYGMNLKSQFPVDRKWALGLQSRAHPREIMTEVLKALQELNVCWKKIGHYNMKCRWIPGIPGHHEGMVNDTGNNNHFFGDDSTIIENDGVAKLPNVVKFEVQLYKTREEKYLLDLQRVQGPQFLFLDLCAAFLAQLRVL; encoded by the exons ATGCATCCTCACATTATAAGACTTTATGAGGTTATAGAGACACCAACTGATATATATGTCGTGATGGAGTATGTGAAGTCCGGAGAGCTCTTTGATTATATAGTGGAGAAGGGTAGGCTGCAGGAAGATGAGGCACGCAATTTCTTCCAGCAG ATAATCTCTGGTGTGGAATACTGCCACAGGAATATGGTTGTTCATAGAGACCTTAAGCCAGAGAATTTGCTTTTGGATTCTAAATGCAATGTGAAGATAGCAGATTTTGGTTTGAGCAATATTATGCGAGATGGCCATTTTCTAAAGACAAGCTGTGGAAGCCCAAATTATGCTGCACCTGAG GTTATCTCTGGCAAATTGTATGCTGGGCCTGAAGTGGATGTATGGAGTTGTGGTGTTATACTGTATGCCCTTCTCTGTGGTACTCTTCCTTTTGATGATGAAAACATTCCCAACCTCTTTAAGAAAATCAAG GGTGGGATATATACTCTCCCCAGCCATTTATCACCTGGAGCAAGAGATCTGATCCCAAGGATGCTTGTGGTTGATCCAATGAAGCGAATGACTATCCCTGAGATCCGTCAGCACCCATGGTTCCAAGCTCGCCTTCCACGTTATTTGGCTGTCCCTCCGCCGGATACAATGCAACAAGCTAAAAAG ATGGATGAAGAGATTCTCCAGGAAGTGATCAAGATGGGATTTGACCGGAACCTACTTATCGAATCTCTTCGCAACAGAATACAGAATGAT GCTACTGTTGCATACTATTTGTTGTTGGACAACCGTTTCCGCGTTTCCAATGGCTATCTTGGAGCCGAGTTTCAAGAAACAATG GAATGTAATTTCAACCGTATGCATGCACATGAACCTACTTCTCCAGCTGCTGGACACCGCCTTCCAGGATACATGGACTATGGAATGAACTTAAAGTCACAGTTTCCAGTTGACAGGAAATGGGCTCTTGGACTTCAG TCACGAGCTCACCCTCGTGAAATAATGACAGAAGTTCTCAAAGCTCTACAAGAACTGAATGTGTGTTGGAAGAAAATCGGTCACTACAATATGAAGTGCAGGTGGATTCCGGGAATTCCTGGTCATCATGAAGGAATGGTTAATGACACTGGAAACAATAATCATTTCTTTGGAGACGATTCCACCATTATTGAGAATGATGGAGTCGCCAAATTACCGAATGTGGTGAAGTTTGAAGTTCAG CTTTACAAAACTCGGGAGGAGAAATACCTGCTCGACTTGCAAAGAGTACAGGGACCGCAGTTTCTCTTCCTGGATCTTTGTGCAGCTTTTCTTGCGCAACTCCGAGTTCTTTAG
- the LOC126679080 gene encoding protein ALP1-like produces the protein MAVCSFDMQFTFVLAGWEGTAHDGRIFQCAIHKRELNFPKPPPGKYYLVDAGYSQIEGFLAPYKGVRYHLPEFQHGGRPKGLKETFNRWHSSLRSCIERTFGVWKARWKILRLMPSYPFHVQRDIVVTSMALHNYIRRKSLEDPAFSHLDQNPNFMPRDIFNNLNEDQSNESYEESEAVQMKIIKDQIAHSLMRARGDL, from the exons ATGGCTGTTTGTAGTTTTGAcatgcaatttacttttgtgttGGCTGGATGGGAAGGTACAGCGCACGATGGCCGAATTTTTCAATGCGCTATTCATAAAAGGGAATTAAATTTTCCTAAACCACCAccag GAAAATATTATTTGGTAGATGCTGGGTATTCACAGATCGAAGGATTTCTTGCACCTTATAAAGGAGTTAGATACCATCTACCTGAATTTCAACATGGTGGTCGACCAAAGGGATTAAAAGAAACTTTTAATCGATGGCATTCATCTCTTAGAAGTTGCATTGAGAGAACTTTTGGAGTTTGGAAAGCGAGATGGAAGATTTTACGATTGATGCCTTCATATCCATTTCATGTACAAAGAGACATTGTTGTTACATCAATGGCGTTGCACAATTATATTCGAAGAAAAAGTCTAGAGGATCCAGCATTTTCGCACTTAGACCAGAATCCCAATTTCATGCCTCGTGATATATTCAATAATTTAAATGAAGATCAATCAAATGAAAGTTACGAAGAAAGTGAAGCGGttcaaatgaaaataataaaagatcaaATTGCTCATAGTTTGATGAGAGCAAGAGGTGATCTGtaa
- the LOC126679081 gene encoding uncharacterized protein LOC126679081 — MAARRNVGYDALPADDDNDFGRRDRRFEYKPGAYDRIPWKSIALALFLLSLGSLLLFLSFFILTGHMGGEKSQGYGLLFLGFLAFMPGFYETRIAYYSWRGTKGYRFASIPNY, encoded by the exons ATGGCGGCTAGACGTAATGTTGGATATGATGCGCTTCCTGCTGATGACGATAATGATTTTGGTAGACGTGATCGTAGGTTTGAGTATAAACCTGGAGCATATGATCGAATCCCTTGGAAATCCATAGCTCTTGCACTTTTTTTGCTATCTCTTGGATCATTGCTTCTCTTCCTTTCGTTCTTCATCTTGACTGGTCATATGGGTGGAGAGAAGTCTCAAGGTTATGGTCTCTTGTTCCTTGGATTTCTTGCTTTCATGCCAG GTTTCTATGAGACTCGGATAGCATATTACTCGTGGAGAGGTACTAAGGGATATCGTTTTGCTTCCATTCCAAATTACTAA
- the LOC126678620 gene encoding uncharacterized protein LOC126678620: protein MEKSSKVIRKSIYTLLKDFHYFNTNPVIILLPFSASFLLFQSIHQSNFFVLPTIYQFLDLNFHQLTCIFLFVSLAFTLISSLIIAKTSIIRYLDDDHHKPNVSSFIYISITFLLLVALGFVEASLDFSLKNPIFVLATRIVLYTILMNTMIICNLSLVIAVSDKDLNNSYFKAIRKACLLRKNTNYSTTLLAFPINFGVGAIQYLFRYRIVRDFYVIGRVNLSMVLEGVLISYMFSVVIVVDTIVCCLFVKTFYSQVELVKESSSNADSLDEIV, encoded by the coding sequence atggAGAAGTCAAGCAAAGTCATTAGAAAATCAATCTATACTTTATTGAAAGATTTTCACTACTTCAACACTAACCCTGTAATTATTTTGCTACCCTTTTCTGCttcatttcttctttttcaatCAATTCATCAATCTAATTTCTTTGTTCTTCCAACAATTTATCAATTTcttgatttaaattttcatcaaCTCAcatgtatttttctttttgtaagtCTTGCTTTTACACTAATATCATCACTTATCATAGCAAAAACATCCATAATTCGATATCTAGATGATGATCACCATAaacctaatgtttcatcttttatcTACATATCAATTACCTTTCTTCTTCTTGTAGCTTTGGGTTTCGTCGAAGCATCACTCGATTTTTCGTTGAAAAATCCGATCTTTGTTCTAGCAACAAGAATCGTACTCTATACAATTTTGATGAATACGATGATCATATGCAATTTATCACTGGTTATTGCCGTTTCGGATAAAGATCTCAATAATAGCTATTTTAAGGCTATTCGAAAGGCTTGTTTGCTAAGGAAAAACACGAATTATTCAACGACGTTGTTGGCTTTTCCGATCAATTTTGGAGTTGGTGCTATCCAATATTTGTTTCGGTATCGGATTGTGAGAGATTTTTATGTAATCGGAAGGGTTAATTTGAGTATGGTTTTGGAGGGAGTGTTGATTTCTTACATGTTTTCAGTTGTAATAGTTGTTGATACTATTGTTTGTTGCTTGTTCGTCAAGACCTTTTACAGCCAAGTCGAGCTGGTTAAAGAGAGTAGCTCAAATGCTGATAGTTTAGATGAGATTGTTTGA